GCCACGTGCGGTGCATGCCGCACGTCGTTGGATTCGGAGATGGGCTATGGTAGTCACACCTGCCCGATCGTGCTGGCGCCGCGCAAGAGGCCATGCTGCGCGTGGGGCCTCATGAAACCTGGGCGAACAGCCGCGCACCGATGGGCCCCGCCGTCACTCGCCGGCCAAGCGCCTGGCCCAGGAGGCGGTAGTCTTCCCATCGTATTTCCCCTGAAAAGCCGTCGGATGCCGCGACAGGCAGGCGCGGCTGGATGACGATGATGCGGGCCAGGGGCGTGCGGCTGGCCGAATTTGCCTCACGAACGTTCAGCAGCATGGCGAACCTGTCGTCGGCCTTGGCCTCGCCTTCAAAGTCTGCCGGCGTGCCGAAACACTCCCCCAGCACCGCGTCGTGCGCCGCCGCGTGGTCGACCTCGATCTCCAGCCCGAAATCCGCACGTGCGCGCCAGATCAGATTGACCAGATGGCCGCCGCCATCGCACAGCACGATCAGACCCACGCGCCGTTCGGGACGCAGCAGTTCGTAGACCGCCGTGTCGTCAAAGTGTCCGCCGTCAGACAGGTACTGCCAGTCGCCCCGCATGCCATGGAAGCGCGCGGTCAGTTCGCAGAGCAGCTGGTACTGCGTGCGAAAGAGTCTGCCAGCCCAGCCGGGATGGGACGGAGGGCCGTTGGCGGCTGCCATGCGGCCCTGCCACCAGATGCCGGGACGCAGATTGGCCAGTCCCACCAGCAACGAGGCGCCCGGCGCGCTGGAAGTGGCCGGCACGATGGGCAGGGCGCCGCCGGAGAGGGCAATCCAGTAGCCGATGCCGTGCAGGGCTCCTTCTGGCTGGCTGACGGCCTCGCGGCATGGCTTGCCATCGACGCTGAACCGGACATGGCGGCCGTCGGCCTCGACCGACCCGGGGCCGACGCACAGCGGCCGGGCGCGGCGATGGGGTGGCATCCGCTGCCCGGCGGCATCGATCGTCTCGTTCAGGGTCACGTTGACCAGGTGCAACGGCGCCAGGGTGCGTGGATCGTAGTACGTCTCTAGGGTCAGGGCGTCGTCGGGTGCGGGATCAGCACCATCCATATCGTGCCGGTTCGACGCCCGCAGGAAGGCCCGCGTGATCCGTGCAGCGTGCAACGGTTGCAGGGACGACAGGTTCAGCAGGCCGGACCCGCGCCCCACGGCGATGGCGAGTGCCAGGGCGGCCAGCGCCAGGGCCAGCAGCGACGGCGTCGTCCATGCCTTGCCGAACACCAGCCAGTCCACGGGTTCGCCACCATCCCACCGCACCCAGAGCACAATCCATGACCACAGCGCGACAAGCAGCAGCGCCAGCGTCGTTGCCGCGGCGACTGTCAGCAGCGAGGTCAGAAACGGGGTGCCCCGGCGCCATCGCGGGCCTGCCGAGCCGGCGGTCGCCCCTTGCAGGACGGCGTCGCGGTGCGCCGCGCGGTGGTGAACCACCCAGGCGAGCGCCACGGCCGCCATGGCCGGGCCGGCGACGCTCCACGGCCGCGCCGCCATCGATCCATATAGGTACCAGCTGCGGGCGATGGTGTCGGCCACGCCCAGCGCCGTCAGCGCTATCGTCAGCGTGGCCGCGCCGCGCAACGCCCGCGTGGCGCGCGCCCTGTACATGGCGACGGTGCGCGGCGCGGGCAACAGGATAACCAGGCAGGTGGCCAGGGCCAGCCAGACCAGGATGACGCTCTTGAAGGTTTCCAGCAGCACCAGCGCCCCGGCGATGCCCGTCAGCAGCGCGGCCCGGCCCAGCACGTGGGTCCGCTGCCGGGCCTCGGCCGGACGCGAAAACGGATACACGAGCCAGCAGGCCAGGGCCGGCGGGACGGCCAGCAGCAGCGCCGACACGATCGGCAGCCACAGGTATTCGCTCCACCAGATCGCGGGCAGGCTTTCGTTGAAGGCGCGCCGGGCGGCGTACAGCAGCGCCATCTCGTCGCGGCCCACGCCGGGCCACACGCCGATGACCAGATGCAGCGCCAGCGCCAGCACGGCCAGTACCGCCAGCAGCATGCTGCCGAGGATGCACTGCATCGCCAGCCAGTTGCGCACGACCACGGCGGCGGCCAGCAGGCGGTCGCCGATGCCTGTCACGCCCGGCGCGCCGCCGTGCCTACGTAGCCAGGCCATGGCGTCGCGCCCAACGCTGGGGGCGGTCCGTCCTGCAAGACACGATAGGCCGACTCGGCGGCTTCCCGAGGGCTGCTCCCCGGCACCAGCCGGCCCGGCACGAACAGGCTGACGAAGAACGCGCCGATGTGGCCGCCGCTGCCAACGGTGGACAGGTAGTCGACACGGGCCAGCAGCGATCGGCCAGGCGATTGGCCGGCCGGCGTCGCGGGTGGCGTTCCAGGTTCGGTGGCAGTGGCCGACGCAGGGCAGGTCGCCTCGGCGAGTGCCTGCATGACGCCGAGGGAAAACGCGGCGCTGCGCAGGCCGCCGCCGGACAGGGCCAGCGCAAGGCGCGTACGTCCGGGCGGCGCTTCGGGCAGTTTCAGCGCGCGACGACGGCGCGCCACGCGGGCAGCTTCCTCGTCCCCGCCGAAATCGGCCCAGTCGTCGTCGTCGTCCGGCATGCCGCCCCTCTCGCGCACAAACCGTCTGCTGCCAGTATAGGAATTGGCGACCCGCAGCAGGACGGAAGCTGCGGTTGGGCGGAGGGCTTCGCGCCTAGTGCGCGGCGGCCTGTGTCGGGGCGTCGTTGGCGGCTTGCGGGTTCAGCGCGCCTTGCAGTCGCTTCCATTCGTCGAAACCGCCGGCCAGCGCCCAGGTGTTCGGGTATCCGGCCGTGCGCAACCGCTCGGCCAGCACGGCTGCCGACATTTCGTGGGGGCAGGCACAGTAGACGACGATGTCCGTCCCCTTGTCGTGATCGGCCAGCGCACTGAACGGGGCATGCATCTCCATGACCAGGGCCCCGGGAATGCGCTCGATCGGCGACGCGCCGTGCGCCCTGACATCGACCACCACAATTGGACGATCTGCCACGCCCCGGCGCTGTTCCATTTCCATCACGGTCATGCGCGGAATGCGTCCCGTGCGGCGCAGCAGGCGCCAGCGCTGCCAGAAGCGCCAAACAATGAACAGCGCGAATCCGCCCAGCGCAATCAACACCGCGATATGGCCATAGGCGCTGAACGCCGCCAGGATCGTATCGACAAAGTCGCTGAAGACCACCCCGGCCAGCAGCGCCCCGCCGGCCCAGACCAGCGCGCCGAGCGCGTCGTAGAACAGGAAGGTCAGGAAGGGAGTGGCCGTCATGCCCGCCATGGCCGTGGACAGCGCGCCCGCGCCCGGCAGCAGCTTGGCGAACACCAGCGAACGCGGCCCCACCCGCAGATACAGCGACTGGGTCTGGCGGATACAGGTGTCCGGGGACAGCGAGACCTTGCAGATCGTGCGCAGCATAGGCTGGCCAATGCGCTTGCCGGCGAAGTACCAGGCGGTATCGGCGATCAGGCAGGCGGCGATCACCGCGAACAGCACCGCCCCGATCGACGGGCCGCTTTCCTGCATCGACAGCGCGCCGGCCACGAACAGCATCGGATAGGCCGGCACGGGCAGACCTGCCTGTTCGGCCAGCACATTCAGGAATACCAGACTCAATCCATGGCCATCGAGCAAGGCCTGCAGATCACCCACGACATGTCTCCCGCGTTTGGTCATTGCCGGCGGCGTGCAGCAAGGGGGCACCACCGGACCGATGCACAGTGTGCCAGCGCGCCGCACCGCTTGCACGCGGCGAAAGCGCTGGCTTACTTCACTTTCGTTGAAGGTGACGCGCCCGGCGTGTGCGCGTCAGCGCATTGGCACTGGGCCGGTCGCAAAGCCAGTAGTGTGTCATCGAATTCCTTCAGGATAGCGGTGTAGCGCGGCAACAGTGTGTTGACGACGGCGGCATTGCCCTGTCCCGCCGCGGATTCCAGCGATTTGCCGGCGGTGACGAGCGTGTTGCAGCGCGCCAACGCCGCGCTGCCTTTGATGCGATGCAGGCTCCGCTGCACCGTGGGCCAGTCCCGCAGGGCGACGGCCTTGCGCAGCGTGCGCAGGTCGGAGGCATTGCCTTCCAGCAGCCGGGACACGAGCATGGCCTGCACGGTGGCGTCATGGCATGCCGCGCC
This region of Cupriavidus sp. EM10 genomic DNA includes:
- a CDS encoding DedA family protein/thiosulfate sulfurtransferase GlpE, with the translated sequence MGDLQALLDGHGLSLVFLNVLAEQAGLPVPAYPMLFVAGALSMQESGPSIGAVLFAVIAACLIADTAWYFAGKRIGQPMLRTICKVSLSPDTCIRQTQSLYLRVGPRSLVFAKLLPGAGALSTAMAGMTATPFLTFLFYDALGALVWAGGALLAGVVFSDFVDTILAAFSAYGHIAVLIALGGFALFIVWRFWQRWRLLRRTGRIPRMTVMEMEQRRGVADRPIVVVDVRAHGASPIERIPGALVMEMHAPFSALADHDKGTDIVVYCACPHEMSAAVLAERLRTAGYPNTWALAGGFDEWKRLQGALNPQAANDAPTQAAAH
- a CDS encoding Hpt domain-containing protein gives rise to the protein MTAGGTCPHLSAEERHAIAVAVRGAACHDATVQAMLVSRLLEGNASDLRTLRKAVALRDWPTVQRSLHRIKGSAALARCNTLVTAGKSLESAAGQGNAAVVNTLLPRYTAILKEFDDTLLALRPAQCQCADAHTPGASPSTKVK